TGAGAGCACTAACTCATCGGCCTAAAGTGCTTTGAGAGCAATACTCGACTTCAATTGACTAAACAATCGTAACCAATTGTATTAATTAGAATTTCACCTATTCTAAAACTAGGTTCTCGACGATAAAACCGCAATGAAATAGCACACTCCAGCTGCCCTATTAAAGTAGATTCTATATTTCACATGCCGATAAAAAGGTGTTGACAACATTTTTTATCGGCGTATATTCCCGCCCCCATGAAATACACGTTAAACATATTCAACCTTCCAACGCTCTGCGTGCGGCCAAGTGCTGCCCATTTGAGTGTGGATTTTTCGCGCCTGGAGAACATCAGCGCGGTCGCCATCGCGTATGGCGCACAAGACAATTTGATTAGTTAACGTAGTCTCGAAATATTCGAAGGCTGCGTAAGCGGCCTTCTTGGAAATGCATTTGCAGAAACCTCGGTGGTCGTATGACCTCGAGGTTTTTTTCGTATTGGGAGCGACAAATACGACACCTCAGGGAACAAGAGATATCAGTGAGTACGATAAAAACCCACCATTGCATACGCCTCAAGGGGCACCTAGGTTCATGCAACCGTGGCATACCGTTCACGCTGAACATAAGTTCGACATTGTTCATTCGTCTGAAACGAATGCTGGCTCGAGAGTCCAGCCTGGTGCCAACCGCGTGCGGTCTTGGTATACCTCAAATGAATGGCACGTCAAACACCAACTTGGTTGTAGCTAAGCGGTCTAGCAATGAGATTTATCTCATGTACGCAGGTTCGATTCCTGCCATCCAAACACTAGTAGCTCAGTGGGTAGAGCAGCGAACTATTAATTCGTCGGTCGCGGGTTCGAGTCCCGCCTACCAACCTATCACGTTGGATATTGCGCGAAAGCGCGTTTTAGCAAGTGGGAAGTTCCCGCGCTGAGTATCTTGGATGTCACGATAAACCAGGCTGGAAACGGCCTAGTTCTAAAAGGCAACAAGATGCTCAGCAACACACAAGAGACTTGTGCCGTTTATCAACGCAGATGAACTCTCTGGCAACGGTTTGTTACTGCAAGATCAGAAATCTGGAAGCAGTATCAAAACAGGCAGTTTTACCAACCTGGTCCAGCGATGCAGTCCGCCAACATGAACCGCCCGTCGCCTGTGTGTGGGAACTTTCTACGACTTAGCAATTTTGCAATAACCCGTAGACGAATATGTCTATACAAAAAAAGAGAGAGGAACCGATCATGATCTTATCAAGAATCGTAATCGCCCAGCATGAACGCGGTCTTGTCCTCAAGGACAAACGAATTCATGACATTTTGATGCCAGGTATTTATTGGCGTTGGAATTTCGGATCCCGCATCGAGGTGCTGGACACAAAAAACGCGGAAGTCAGCAACCCTGAGTTACATAAGTTGTTGGACTCCACTGCAGAGAATGATCTGCAACTGATACAGCAGTATTTAAGCGTGGTTGAACTTAGCGAAACCGAGCTTGCGTTGGTCTACCAACGTAAAGCTTTGCGTCAAGTTTTGACTAGCGGTACTCGTCACGTGTTCTGGAAACATGCCCCCGGTTTGGAAATCAAACTGGTGGACACCAAACAAGACTATCGAGTAGACAAGTCACTAGCGAACATTCTAGCAAGACGTTCCGGTATTACCGGATTGCTGAACCAAGTCACCGCCGCCGAAGTGGGCTCCAAGCAATTGGGCCTATTGTGGGTAGACGGTGAGCTAGTCGACACGCTGGATGCTGGTTTGCATGCATTCTGGAAAACCAACCGTTCGATCAAGGTCGAGCTAATGGAACTCCGTTTGCAAAACTTGGAAATCGCCGGTCAGGAGATTCTGACACGCGACAAAGTGAGTCTACGACTTAACTTGTCGGCCAGCTACCAAGTGACAGATGGCGTGCGAGCGCGTCTACAGTTGAAAGACTATGAAGATTATTTGTACCGTCAATTGCAATTCGCTTTGCGTGAAGCGGTCGGAACCAAAACTTTGGACAGCCTGTTGGCTGATAAAGAAGCGCTCAACGGCGAACTGTTCCGCTCCGTGGTAAAGCAAATGGCTGAGTACGGTATCAAAGTCTCCAGCGTCGGTGTGAAAGACATCATCTTGCCTGGCGAGATGAAAGAAATTCTGAACCACGTAGTCGCAACTGAAAAAGCGGCGCAGGCCAACGTTATTCGCCGACGCGAAGAAACTGCGGCCACACGATCATTGCTGAACACCGCTAAGCTGATGGAGTCAAACCCAACGCTATTGCGCTTGAAGGAACTGGAAACGCTTGAAAAAGTAGTCGAGAAAGTCGACAAAATCAGCGTTTTCGATGGTCTTAACGGCCTACTTCGAGACACGGTGAAGTTGCAGGTCTAATGCAATAAATGAAAAGTCTCCTCACTCAATCCGGAGTGAGGAGCACAACAAAAGGTAAGAGCGTGAGCGATTTTGTTCTGAGATAAGGCGCAACAGGGCACAGGTGAGGCGCGTACAAATTGTACGTAACGAACCGAGCACTGTTGCAACGAAATATCAGGGCAAAAGTGCCACGCGGGAAAGAATCAAAATGCCCATTTTACAAACAATTAACAAAGGCCATGTTCCCGTCAAAGTCTATACAGACGATATTGAGCACTCGGCCTACCAACAACTCGTGAATATGTCGCAGATGCCATTTATTCACTCCCATATCGCCGCCATGCCAGATGTGCATTGTGGGATTGGCGCTACCGTAGGTTCAGTTATTCCAACCAAGGGCGCCATCATTCCTGCGGCAGTGGGCGTGGACATAGGCTGTGGCATGAACGCAATTCGTTTAAGTATCAAAGCAGATCAACTGCCCGATAACTTACGCGGATTAAGAAGTGCCATAGAACGTGATGTGCCCGTTGGCTTCAACATGCACAAATACGATGCAGTACCCGACTCCACGGTCAGAGCTTTATCTAACGGCTTATCTAACATTTGGGAGAAACACCCAAAGTTGAAAAGCAAACAGAAACAGCCATACCAAACCTGGATTCGCCAATTGGCGACCTTAGGCGGAGGCAACCACTTCATCGAATTGTGTCTAGACGAAAACGACGATGTGTGGGTAATGCTGCACTCCGGCAGTCGCGGTGTTGGCAATGCGATTGGTCAGTATTTTATTGAGATGGCACGGCGCGACATGGAAAAGGTTCAAATGAACCTACCCGACCGCGACCTAGCCTACTTCAATGAAGGTACGAGCCACTTTAACGACTACATAGAGGCGGTCGGCTGGGCGCAAGACTACGCCATGATCAACCGCCGAGAGATGATGCGATTAGTACTCAAAGTGCTAAAAGCAAGATTGCCGAATTTTAAAGTAACGAAAGAAGCAATTA
The sequence above is a segment of the Arenicella xantha genome. Coding sequences within it:
- a CDS encoding slipin family protein: MILSRIVIAQHERGLVLKDKRIHDILMPGIYWRWNFGSRIEVLDTKNAEVSNPELHKLLDSTAENDLQLIQQYLSVVELSETELALVYQRKALRQVLTSGTRHVFWKHAPGLEIKLVDTKQDYRVDKSLANILARRSGITGLLNQVTAAEVGSKQLGLLWVDGELVDTLDAGLHAFWKTNRSIKVELMELRLQNLEIAGQEILTRDKVSLRLNLSASYQVTDGVRARLQLKDYEDYLYRQLQFALREAVGTKTLDSLLADKEALNGELFRSVVKQMAEYGIKVSSVGVKDIILPGEMKEILNHVVATEKAAQANVIRRREETAATRSLLNTAKLMESNPTLLRLKELETLEKVVEKVDKISVFDGLNGLLRDTVKLQV
- a CDS encoding RtcB family protein gives rise to the protein MPILQTINKGHVPVKVYTDDIEHSAYQQLVNMSQMPFIHSHIAAMPDVHCGIGATVGSVIPTKGAIIPAAVGVDIGCGMNAIRLSIKADQLPDNLRGLRSAIERDVPVGFNMHKYDAVPDSTVRALSNGLSNIWEKHPKLKSKQKQPYQTWIRQLATLGGGNHFIELCLDENDDVWVMLHSGSRGVGNAIGQYFIEMARRDMEKVQMNLPDRDLAYFNEGTSHFNDYIEAVGWAQDYAMINRREMMRLVLKVLKARLPNFKVTKEAINCHHNYVSEEHHFGETVFVTRKGAIRAREGELGIIPGSMGAKSFIVRGKGNESSFCSCSHGAGRVMSRSKAKRLFNEQDLATQTADVECKKDKSVIDEIPAAYKDIDKVMANQTDLVDVVHTLKQVVCIKG